The DNA window TCGGGTTCACCTCCGGTGCAGCGCTCGCCACTGTCGTCGGCGTCCTCGTCGAGGTGCCGGTGATGCTGTCCGTGGTCTGGATCGTCAACCGCAGCAAGAACTGGTACGAGCGCGGCGCTGCCGTCCGGACCAATGCCGCCACCATCAAAAAGGCCTGAGATCATGGACGTCACCATCTATCACAACCCCGCTTGCGGCACGTCGCGCAACACCTTGGAGCTGATCCGTAATGCCGGCATCGAGCCAACCGTTGTCGAGTACCTGACCTCCCCGCCGAGCCGTAATCAGCTTCAAACGATGATTTCCGGCGCAGGCCTCGCGTTGCGGGAAGCCATCCGCGAGAAAGGCACGCCCTATGCCGAACTTGGTCTCGACAACCCGGACCTCTCCGACGATCAGTTGCTCGAAGCCATGCTGAAAGACCCCATCCTGATCAACCGCCCGTTCGTGGTGACACCACTTGGAACGCGGCTGTCACGCCCGTCCGAAGTCGTACTCGACATCCTGCCGGAGACGCACAAGGGTGCGTTTACCAAGGAAGACGGCGAGCAGGTTCTCGATGGGGAGGGCAAGCGCATTGGCTGATCTGTCTGCTCTCGACTGCGACCACCTGCGCCAGCCGGACCTCGACGCGCTGCGGCCGGCATTTTCGACCCACAAGCCGCGCATCCTGATCCTTTACGGCTCGCTGCGCACGGTATCGTACAGTCGCTTGCTCGCGTTCGAGACGGGCAGGTTGCTGGAAGAACTTGGCTGCGAGGTGCGGATCTTCGATCCCACAGATCTGCCGCTGCCCGATGCCGCACCGGTCACCCATCCCAAAGTCCAAGAACTGCGCGACCTCACCCAGTGGTCGGAAGGCCATGTCTGGATATCGCCGGAGCGTCACGGCGCGATGACCGGAATCATGAAGGCGCAGATCGATTGGATTCCACTGGCGGTCGGCTCGATCCGCCCAACGCAGGGCAAGACCCTCGCGGTGATGCAGGTGTCCGGCGGCTCCCAGTCATTCAACACGGTGAACCACCTGCGCGTACTTGGCCGCTGGATGCGAATGATCACCATCCCCAACCAGTCCTCGGTTGCCAAGGCCTTTCAGGAGTTTGACGCGGACGGCCGAATGAAGCCGTCATCCTATTACGACCGGGTCGTCGACGTTTGCGAGGAGCTGGTAAAGTTCACGCTGCTGACGCGGGACGCATCTAGCTACCTGACCGATCGCTACAGCGAGCGGAAGGAAGACGCTGAGAAGCTGGAGCAGCGCGTGAGCCTCAAGTCCATATGATCGCAAGACTTCCAATCGCGGCCATCCTGGCACTCGGTGTCACCCAGATCATCTGGTTACGCACCCTCTAAGAAGCGCCTCTAATGTGGTATCACTGAGAGCAATCTGGTGCCCCCAGATGTTTATAGATAACATGGGTTAGGCTCGATTGATTGAGTCAGCGCCAGTGTTCTGATCGCTTCGTCTCGAAAACCAGTTTGCCAGGAGCGCGCCAGAAATGTTGTGCCACACGCTGAATATGGCGCTTGGAACCGCCGCAAGGGGCGAGAAATATGCAGTTGCGAGCGCCGCACCCAGACCGGAATTCTGCATTCCAACTTCGATGGCAATTGCCTTGCGCTTTGCAAGCGAAAGGCCCGTCGCCTTTGCCGCGAAATAGCCGAGCAGGTAGCCCAGACCATTGTGGAGGACGACAACAGCAAAGATCATCAGGCCGGACTGGGCGATGGCGCCTTTTGATGCACCAACGACTGCCGAAACGATGAGCACAATGCCGACGACGCTGACCAGCGGCAGCGCGGGAACCGCGGCCTTGACGACGCCAGGGAGCAGCTTCTGCAACGCAGCACCCAGAGCCAGCGGCACGAGTACGACCTTGACGATGCTGAGGAACATTGCCCAGCCATCGACCGGCAGAAATTGGCTGGCAAACATCCACACCAGGAACGGCGTTACCAGCGGTGCTGCAAGTGTCGTCACCGAGGTGCAGGCCACCGAAAGTGCAACATCGCCCTTCGACAGATACGTCATGACATTGGAAGAGGTGCCGCCCGGGCAGCAACCGACCAGAATGACGCCAGCCGCGACCTCTGGAGGCATTGGAATAATCCGTGTCAGCAACACGGCCAGTAACGGCATGATGAGGAACTGACCAAGCACGCCGATGGTGACATCGAACGGACGCTTCACAACTTTGCGGAAATCATCCACGGACAGGGTGAGACCCATTCCGAACATGATGATCGACAGGAGCGTTACGATCCACGGTGCGATCTGCTTGAAGGTGTCAGGGAAAAAGAAACCGAGGACCGCAAAGAGAATGACCCAGGCGGCAAATGTCTTGCCGACAAACGTAGAGATGGTTCCTAGTGTTTTCATATCCTCACTCCCTAATTCCAGAATTGTCGCGAGGTCTAAATGGCAGGGTCGAGGTGTCAAGGTCATGCACAGCCTTCTAAGGTCTTACGGTAAGTCAGCAGTGCCTAAAACACAGAAATTTGCGCACTCCTCGGCAAATTTCATGATCGCGGAACACCGATTTTTATAGAAAAGACAGACCGCCTCCCCTAAGTTGAAGGTCTTGGCGCGTGCTGCGTGCGCCACG is part of the Agrobacterium vaccinii genome and encodes:
- the arsC gene encoding arsenate reductase (glutaredoxin) (This arsenate reductase requires both glutathione and glutaredoxin to convert arsenate to arsenite, after which the efflux transporter formed by ArsA and ArsB can extrude the arsenite from the cell, providing resistance.), which produces MDVTIYHNPACGTSRNTLELIRNAGIEPTVVEYLTSPPSRNQLQTMISGAGLALREAIREKGTPYAELGLDNPDLSDDQLLEAMLKDPILINRPFVVTPLGTRLSRPSEVVLDILPETHKGAFTKEDGEQVLDGEGKRIG
- the arsH gene encoding arsenical resistance protein ArsH produces the protein MGRASALADLSALDCDHLRQPDLDALRPAFSTHKPRILILYGSLRTVSYSRLLAFETGRLLEELGCEVRIFDPTDLPLPDAAPVTHPKVQELRDLTQWSEGHVWISPERHGAMTGIMKAQIDWIPLAVGSIRPTQGKTLAVMQVSGGSQSFNTVNHLRVLGRWMRMITIPNQSSVAKAFQEFDADGRMKPSSYYDRVVDVCEELVKFTLLTRDASSYLTDRYSERKEDAEKLEQRVSLKSI
- a CDS encoding bile acid:sodium symporter family protein, whose amino-acid sequence is MKTLGTISTFVGKTFAAWVILFAVLGFFFPDTFKQIAPWIVTLLSIIMFGMGLTLSVDDFRKVVKRPFDVTIGVLGQFLIMPLLAVLLTRIIPMPPEVAAGVILVGCCPGGTSSNVMTYLSKGDVALSVACTSVTTLAAPLVTPFLVWMFASQFLPVDGWAMFLSIVKVVLVPLALGAALQKLLPGVVKAAVPALPLVSVVGIVLIVSAVVGASKGAIAQSGLMIFAVVVLHNGLGYLLGYFAAKATGLSLAKRKAIAIEVGMQNSGLGAALATAYFSPLAAVPSAIFSVWHNISGALLANWFSRRSDQNTGADSINRA